A genomic region of Glycine max cultivar Williams 82 chromosome 15, Glycine_max_v4.0, whole genome shotgun sequence contains the following coding sequences:
- the LOC100810813 gene encoding CASP-like protein 2B1, producing the protein MSSYLGVGVSPGNVPVYHSTNVKVLDRKIKITELVLRCVILGLGVLAAVLVGTDSEVKEFFSFQKEAKFTDMKSLVFLVVANGLAAGYSLIQGLRCILSMIRGRVLFSKPLAWAIFSGDQVMAYVTVVALAAAGQSGMIARVGQPELQWMKICNMYGKFCNQVGEGIASAFVASLSMVVMSCISAFSLFRLYGGNKTKNVHW; encoded by the exons ATGAGTAGTTATTTGGGTGTAGGTGTTAGTCCTGGGAATGTCCCAGTTTACCACAGCACAAATGTGAAAGTGTTAGATAGGAAGATCAAGATAACAGAATTGGTGTTGAGGTGTGTGATCCTTGGTTTAGGGGTTCTTGCAGCTGTTCTTGTGGGGACTGATTCCGAAGTCAAGGAGTTTTTCTCATTTCAGAAGGAAGCTAAATTTACAGACATGAAGTCTTTGGT GTTCCTGGTGGTTGCAAATGGGTTAGCTGCTGGCTACTCCTTAATCCAAGGGTTGCGCTGTATCCTTAGTATGATCAGGGGAAGAGTACTCTTCAGCAAGCCCCTAGCTTGGGCCATTTTTTCTGGTGATCAG GTAATGGCCTATGTAACAGTGGTGGCATTGGCGGCGGCAGGGCAATCGGGTATGATTGCAAGGGTTGGCCAGCCAGAACTGCAATGGATGAAGATATGCAACATGTATGGGAAATTCTGCAACCAAGTGGGAGAAGGGATAGCTAGTGCTTTTGTGGCTAGCCTTAGCATGGTGGTCATGTCTTGTATTTCTGCTTTCAGCCTCTTCCGTTTGTATGGTGGtaacaaaaccaaaaatgtGCATTGGTAG
- the LOC100819728 gene encoding NADH-ubiquinone oxidoreductase 20.9 kDa subunit, translating to MNTDITASTKPEYPVIDRNPPFTKVVGNFNTLDYLRFVTITGVSVTVGYLSGIKPGIRGPSMVTGGLIGVMGGFMYAYQNSAGRLMGFFPNDDEVARYNKK from the exons ATGAACACAGACATCACTGCATCGACGAAGCCAGAGTACCCTGTCATTGATCGTAACCCTCCCTTCACCAAAGTCGTCGGCAACTTCAACACCCTCGACTATCTCCGATTCGTCACCATCACCGGCGTTTCTGTCACCGTCGGCTATCTCTCCG GGATTAAGCCTGGAATTAGGGGTCCTTCGATGGTTACAGGGGGCTTGATCGGAGTGATGGGTGGGTTCATGTATGCTTACCAGAACTCCGCTGGTAGACTCATGGGTTTCTTCCCCAACGATGATGAGGTAGCTCgctacaacaaaaaataa
- the LOC100811357 gene encoding mediator of RNA polymerase II transcription subunit 2, with protein MASGTVKPSSRYRSYDSRSSTSSHFSDPSSSHEFNNLKTKTSSSSSRALVKAKPSNTAKLDPTFTTMVKKFMDRKPKSSSSAAATATRLIIPSDFLAKDLKKDAKKVAGFSALQKKLFGKGASEKKEKVKALTEVKNNTRTLAMVLRSERELLSINKEQEQQVSQLKQMLEDKNKEVEKLKDLCLKQREEIKSLKSAILFPDVMNSQLQELLEKQGSELKQAKQVIPALQQQVSSLTGQLQSLAEDLAEVKADKYSAKAGLPGYGSSPRTPTHAREDASNFWEFSSDDQPDDLLLNDLNPCLTPCAVKSRSREFEGRGSGSMHDESLSDEDDAKVYPGMKFSSHDRKFSKSSDCCHNSSKISVATKAGRRSDESKLAYGGRMNHKFA; from the exons TCCTACGATTCACGCTCCTCCACTTCCTCTCATTTCTCCGACCCTTCCTCCTCCCATGAATTCAACAATCTCAAAACCaaaacctcttcttcttcttctcgcgCTCTCGTCAAGGCCAAACCCTCAAACACCGCCAAGCTGGACCCCACCTTCACCACCATGGTCAAGAAGTTCATGGACAGGAAACCCAAATCCTCCTCCTCGGCCGCCGCCACCGCCACCAGGTTGATTATTCCCTCCGATTTTCTCGCGAAGGATTTGAAGAAGGACGCGAAGAAAGTGGCGGGGTTCTCCGCGCTGCAGAAGAAGCTCTTCGGAAAGGGCGCTTccgagaagaaggagaaggtgAAGGCCTTGACCGAGGTGAAGAACAACACCAGGACATTGGCCATGGTGCTCAGGAGCGAGAGGGAGCTTCTCAGCATCAACAAAGAGCAGGAGCAGCAGGTTTCTCAGCTCAAGCAAATGCTTGAGGACAAGAacaaagag GTGGAGAAGTTGAAGGATTTGTGTTTGAAGCAAAGGGAAGAGATCAAATCGTTGAAGAGTGCGATACTGTTCCCTGATGTTATGAATTCTCAGCTTCAAGAGCTTCTAGAGAAGCAAGGTTCGGAGCTGAAGCAGGCAAAACAGGTTATTCCAGCTCTGCAGCAGCAGGTTTCTTCTCTCACTGGCCAGCTTCAAAGCCTTGCGGAGGACCTTGCTGAG GTCAAGGCTGATAAGTATTCAGCAAAAGCAGGTCTTCCAGGTTATGGAAGTTCTCCAAGAACACCAACACATGCCCGGGAAGATGCTTCTAACTTTTGG GAATTCAGCTCTGATGACCAACCTGACGACCTATTACTGAATGATCTAAATCCATGCTTAACCCCCTGCGCTGTTAAATCAAGATCAAGG GAATTTGAGGGTAGGGGCTCTGGCTCTATGCATGATGAAAGCTTATCTGATGAGGATGATGCTAAAGTCTATCCTGGGATGAAGTTTAGCTCTCATGATCGGAAGTTTTCCAAAAGTTCCGACTGTTGCCATAACTCAAGCAAAATAAGCGTGGCAACCAAAGCAGGTCGAAGATCTGATGAGAGCAAATTGGCCTATGGAGGTAGAATGAACCATAAATTTGCATGA
- the LOC100820262 gene encoding probable stress-associated endoplasmic reticulum protein, whose protein sequence is MTTSKRLADRKIARFEKNISKKSSENSKKGYAYPVGPIVLGFFVFVVVGSSLFQIIRTATSRGMA, encoded by the exons ATG ACTACTTCAAAGCGCCTAGCGGACAGGAAAATTGCAAGGTTTGAAAAGAATATTAGCAAGAAAAGTTCAGAAAACTCTAAGAAGGGATATGCCTATCCTGTGGGCCCCATCGTGCTTGGATTCTTCGTCTTTGTTGTCGTTGGATCAT CTCTGTTTCAGATTATTAGGACAGCTACTAGTCGTGGGATGGCCTAA